The following proteins are co-located in the Triticum aestivum cultivar Chinese Spring chromosome 1A, IWGSC CS RefSeq v2.1, whole genome shotgun sequence genome:
- the LOC123053937 gene encoding annexin D4 — protein sequence MADEVQALTKAFSGLGGLGVDEPTMVAALANWRRQPEKRSGFRRSFPGLFKEQGVIERCEDEYMLRLAAEFSRFKNLMVLWAMHPWERDARLAHHVLHQAHPAAILVEVACTRSAEELLGARKAYMALFHHSLEEDVAYRAKDKPYCSLLVGLVSAYRYEGPKVSDDTAKAEAKALGAAVKGAGGGRLVENEEVVRILTTRSKPHLVQTFKYYKELHGKHIQEDLGSEEALREAVRCLATPERYFSQVMAAALREGADHHGKEALARVAVTRSDVDMDAIRAAYQEQFGAKLEDAVAGSAHGHFKDAIVSLIVGK from the exons ATGGCCGACGAAGTTCAGGCGCTCACCAAGGCCTTCTCAG GTCTGGGAGGCCTGGGCGTGGACGAGCCGACGATGGTGGCGGCGCTGGCGAACTGGCGGAGGCAGCCGGAGAAGCGGTCCGGGTTCCGGAGGAGCTTCCCGGGGCTGTTCAAGGAGCAGGGCGTGATCGAGCGGTGCGAGGACGAGTACATGCTGCGCCTGGCCGCCGAGTTCTCCCGCTTCAAGAACCTCATGGTGCTGTGGGCGATGCACCCGTGGGAGCGCGACGCCCGCCTCGCGCACCACGTCCTCCACCAGGCCCACCCGGCCGCCATCCTCGTGGAGGTCGCCTGCACCCGCTCTGCCGAGGAGCTCCTCGGCGCGCGCAAGGCCTACATGGCGCTCTTCCACCACTCCCTCGAGGAGGACGTCGCCTACCGCGCCAAGGACAAGCCCTACTGCAGc CTGCTGGTGGGGCTGGTGAGCGCGTACCGGTACGAAGGGCCCAAGGTGAGCGACGACACGGCCAAGGCGGAGGCCAAGGCGCTGGGCGCGGCGGTGAagggcgccggcggcggcaggCTGGTGGAGAACGAGGAGGTGGTCAGGATCCTCACCACCAGGAGCAAGCCGCACCTCGTCCAGACCTTCAAGTACTACAAGGAGCTGCACGGCAAGCACATCCAGGAGGATCTGGGAAGCGAGGAGGCTCTGAGGGAGGCCGTGCGGTGCCTGGCGACGCCGGAGAGGTACTTCAGCCAGGTGATGGCGGCGGCGCTGAGGGAGGGCGCGGACCACCACGGCAAGGAGGCCCTGGCGCGGGTGGCGGTGACGCGGTCGGACGTGGACATGGACGCCATCCGGGCGGCCTACCAGGAGCAGTTCGGGGCCAAGCTCGAGGACGCCGTCGCCGGCAGCGCGCACGGCCACTTCAAGGACGCGATCGTCTCCCTCATCGTCGGCAAGTAA
- the LOC123053963 gene encoding annexin D3: MCGWCGCLECIHNIPPLNLLFLHFSSAARTGREGEEGARTLSPMASISVPDPAPSPTEDAESIRKAVQGWGTDENALIEILGHRTAAQRAEIAVAYEGLYDKPLLRTLQDELSSHFKGAMTLWAMDPAARDAKLAYKALRKKGGDRHAWVLIEVACASSPDHLVAVRKAYCSAYDSSLEEDVAACPLYKDPLKQFLVRLVSSYRHGGEHVDGELARAEAAELHGAVAAKKQPLHGDVVRIVSSRSKPQLKATFQHYKREHGKAIDEVLEGNRNDKLSAMLKTAVWCLTSPEKHFAEVIRSSIIGLGTDEESLTRAIVSRAEVDLKKVKEEYKVRYKTTVTKDVVGDTSGYYQGILLTLIGAE, translated from the exons ATGTGTGGCTGGTGCGGCTGCCTCGAGTGCATCCATAACATCCCTCCCCTcaatctcctcttcctccacttctCCTCGGCTGCACGGACGGGAAGGGAGGGAGAAGAAGGAGCGCGAACGCTCAGCCCCATGGCCTCCATCTCGGTCCCGGACCCCGCCCCTTCCCCGACCGAGGATGCAGAGAGCATCAGAAAAGCAGTGCAAG GGTGGGGGACGGACGAGAACGCGCTGATCGAGATCCTGGGCCACCGGACGGCGGCGCAGCGCGCGGAGATCGCCGTCGCCTACGAGGGCCTCTACGACAAGCCCCTCCTCCGCACGCTCCAGGACGAGCTCTCCAGCCACTTCAAG GGCGCGATGACGCTGTGGGCGATGGACCCGGCGGCGCGGGACGCCAAGCTGGCCTACAAGGCCCTCAGGAAGAAGGGCGGCGACCGGCACGCCTGGGTGCTCATCGAGGTCGCCTGCGCGTCGTCGCCGGACCACCTCGTCGCCGTCAGGAAGGCCTACTGCTCCGCCTACGACTCGTCGCTCGAGGAGGACGTCGCCGCCTGCCCGCTCTACAAGGACCCCCTCAAGCAG TTCTTGGTGCGCCTGGTGAGCTCGTACCGCCACGGCGGCGAGCACGTCGACGGCGAGCTGGCGAGGGCCGAGGCGGCCGAGCTGCACGGCGCGGTGGCGGCCAAGAAGCAGCCGCTGCACGGGGACGTGGTCCGCATCGTCAGCTCCAGGAGCAAGCCGCAGCTCAAGGCGACGTTCCAGCACTACAAGCGAGAGCACGGCAAGGCCATCGACGAG GTTCTCGAGGGCAATCGCAACGACAAGCTGTCGGCGATGCTGAAAACTGCGGTCTGGTGCCTGACATCGCCGGAGAAGCACTTCGCAGAG GTGATCCGGAGCTCGATCATCGGGCTCGGCACCGACGAGGAATCCCTGACCAGAGCGATTGTCTCGCGCGCCGAGGTCGACTTGAAGAAAGTGAAGGAGGAATACAAGGTGAGGTACAAGACGACGGTGACCAAGGATGTCGTCGGAGACACCTCCGGGTACTACCAGGGCATCCTGCTCACCCTCATCGGGGCCGAGTAG